In Thunnus thynnus chromosome 13, fThuThy2.1, whole genome shotgun sequence, the following proteins share a genomic window:
- the acaca gene encoding acetyl-CoA carboxylase 1 isoform X3, with amino-acid sequence MAQQDGAAKKNPAVAALHSHFIVGSVSEENSEDEIQGKADLQLEEKEGRSLSPSSGSSDSTYEMGFDHIDGPMHNLRPSMSGLHLVKQGRDRRRIDLQRDFTVASPAEFVTRFGGNKVIEKVLIANNGIAAVKCMRSIRRWAYEMFRNERAIRFVVMVTPEDLKANAEYIKMADHYVPVPGGTNNNNYANVELILDIAKRIPVQAVWAGWGHASENPKLPELLQKNGIAFMGPPSQAMWALGDKIASSIVAQTAGIPTLPWSGTALTVEWTESNQKKRIINVPSDVYELGCIQDVEDGLKASEKVGYPVMVKASEGGGGKGIRKVNCADDFPNLFRQVQAEVPGSPIFVMQLAKHARHLEVQILADQYGNAISLFGRDCSVQRRHQKIIEEAPATIATSDVFEDMERCAVKLAKMVGYVSAGTVEYLYSQDGSFYFLELNPRLQVEHPCTEMVADVNLPAAQLQIAMGIPLHRIKDIRMLYGVQPWGDSPIDFEGLSTAPSPRGHVIAARITSENPDEGFKPSSGTVQELNFRSNKNVWGYFSVAAAGGLHEFADSQFGHCFSWGENREEAISNMVVALKELSIRGDFRTTVEYLIKLLETESFQHNSIDTGWLDRLISEKMQAERPDTMLGIVSGALHVADVNLRNSVSNFLHSLERGQVLPAHTLLNTVDVELIYEGTKYVLTVTRQSPNSYVVIMNNSSAEVDVHRLSDGGLLLSYDGSSYTTYMKEEVDRYRITIGNKTCVFEKENDPSLLRSPSAGKIIQYTVEDGGHVFSGQCYAEIEVMKMVMTLTAAESGCIHYVKRAGAALEPGCVIAKLQLDDPSRVQQAELHTGALPSIQAVALRGEKLHRVFHNTLDHLVHIMNGYCLPEPFFSAKLKEWVERLMKTMRDPSLPLLELQDIMTSVSGRIPPAVEKAIKKEMAQYASNITSVLCQFPSQQIANILDSHAATLNKKSEREVFFMNTQSIVQLVQKYRSGIRGHMKAVVMDLLRQYLKVEIQFQNGHYDKCVFALREENKGDMANVLNYIFSHAQVTKKNLLVTMLIDQLCGRDPTLTDELMAILTELTQLSKTTNAKVALRARQVLIASHLPSYELRHNQVESIFLSAIDMYGHQFCIENLQKLILSETSIFDVLPNFFYHSNQVVRMAALEVYVRRAYIAYELNSVQHRQLRDNTCIVEFQFMLPTSHPNRGNIPTLNRKMSAPIPDIVKATDTKLKETKPQDLKAPDSKSKDDNAEKTNASDLESIDRMSFSSNLNHYGMVHVASVSDVLLDTSFTPPCQRMGAMVAFRSFQEFTRNIADVLSCFSDSPPPSPTFPEGGNPVLYGEEDNKSVQEEPIHILNVAIKTDSDIDDDGLAAMFREFTQSKKSLLFEHGIRRLTFLVAQKREFPKFFTFRARDKFEEDRIYRHLEPALAFQLELNRMRNFALTAIPCANHKMHLYLGAARVEVGTEVTDYRFFVRAIIRHSDLVTKEASFEYLHNEAERLLLEAMDELEVAFNNTTVRTDCNHIFLNFVPTVIMDPSKIEESVRSMVMRYGSRLWKLRVLQAELKINIRLTPTGKQIPIRLFLTNESGYYLDISLYKEVTDSRTGQVGPKDRQIMFQAYGDKQGPLHGMLINTPYVTKDLLQSKRFQAQSLGTTYVYDFPEMFRQALKKLWHSSQAYANLPKCPLPSELLTFTELVLDAQGQLVQMNRLPGGNEIGMVAWRMTLRTPEYPAGREIIVISNDITHKIGSFGPQEDMLFLRASEMARESGIPRIYIAANSGARIGLAEEIRHMFHVAWQDPVDPYKGFKYLYLTPQDYKKVSALNSVHCEHVEDEGESRYKITDIIGKDEGLGVENLKGSGMIAGESSLAYEEIITMNLVTCRAIGIGAYLVRLGQRTIQVDNSHIILTGAGALNKVLGREVYTSNNQLGGIQIMHNNGVTHSTVCDDFEGVFTLLQWLSYMPKCKSSPVPILNSKDPIDRPVEFVPTKAPYDPRWMLAGRPSQSPKGSWQSGFFDHGSFIEMMQPWAQSVVVGRARLGGIPTGVVAVETRSVELSIPADPANLDSEAKIIQQAGQVWFPDSAFKTAQAIKDLNREGLPLIVFANWRGFSGGMKDMYDQVLKFGAYIVDGLREYKQPVLVYIPPQAELRGGSWVVIDPTINPRHMEMYADKDSRGGVLEPEGTVEIKFRRKDLVKTMRRVDPVYTGLAERLGTPELSPPDRKELETKLKEREEFLLPIYHQVAVQFADLHDTPGRMQEKGVITDILEWQTCRQFFYWRLRRLLLEDTVKRKIQAANSELTDGQIQAMLRRWFVEAEGAVKAYLWDNNEEVVGWLERQLAEEEGARSVIDENIKYIRRDHILKQIRSLVQANPEVAMDSIVHMTQHISPTQRAEVVRILSTMETSASS; translated from the exons ATGGCACAGCAGGATGGTGCTGCCAAGAAGAACCCCGCTGTTGCGGCGCTGCACTCTCACTTCATTGTGGGATCAGTGTCGGAGGAGAACTCAGAGGATGAAATCCAAGGCAAGGCAGACctgcagctggaggagaaggagggacgCTCCTTGTCACCGTCATCCGGTAGCTCAGACAGCACCTATGAAATGGGCTTCGACCACATCGATGGACCCATGCACAATCTAAG GCCGAGCATGTCAGGGCTGCACCTGGTGAAGCAGGGCAGAGATCGCCGGCGTATTGATCTGCAGAGGGACTTCACTGTGGCTTCTCCTGCTGAGTTTGTCACCCGCTTTGGTGGCAACAAGGTCATCGAGAAG GTGCTTATTGCCAACAATGGCATTGCAGCAGTCAAATGCATGCGGTCCATCCGCCGCTGGGCTTATGAGATGTTTCGCAATGAAAGGGCAATCCGCTTTGTTGTAATGGTGACCCCAGAGGACCTGAAGGCCAACGCAG AGTACATCAAAATGGCAGATCATTACGTGCCTGTGCCAGGAGGGACTAATAACAACAACTATGCCAATGTCGAGCTCATTCTGGACATTGCTAAACGCATACCTGTTCAG GCTGTATGGGCTGGGTGGGGTCATGCCTCAGAGAACCCCAAACTCCCAGAGCTGCTTCAAAAGAATGGCATTGCTTTCATGG GTCCTCCAAGTCAGGCTATGTGGGCTCTGGGAGATAAGATTGCCTCCTCTATTGTGGCTCAGACTGCTGGCATTCCAACCCTGCCCTGGAGTGGAACAG CCCTGACAGTAGAATGGACAGAGAGCAACCAAAAGAAGAGAATCATCAATGTTCCGTCTGACGTGTACGAGCTTGGCTGTATACAGGATGTAGAGGATGGCCTGAAA GCTTCTGAGAAGGTCGGCTACCCTGTAATGGTGAAGGCCTCCgagggaggtggaggaaaaGGCATCCGTAAGGTCAATTGTGCTGATGATTTCCCGAACCTCTTCAGACAG GTCCAGGCAGAGGTTCCAGGATCCCCTATTTTCGTCATGCAGCTAGCTAAGCATGCCCGTCACTTGGAGGTCCAGATCTTGGCTGATCAATATGGCAATGCCATTTCCCTGTTTGGGAGAGACTGTTCTGTGCAGCGGAGGCACCAGAAAATTATAGAGGAGGCTCCTGCTACCATTGCCACTTCTGATGTGTTTGAGGATATGGAAAGG TGTGCAGTGAAGCTGGCAAAGATGGTAGGGTACGTCAGTGCAGGTACAGTGGAGTACCTCTACAGCCAAGACGGCAGCTTCTACTTCCTGGAGCTCAACCCTCGTCTGCAGGTGGAACACCCCTGTACTGAGATGGTGGCTGACGTCAACTTGCCTGCTGCCCAACTGCAG ATTGCTATGGGTATTCCTCTTCACCGGATCAAAGACATCAGGATGCTTTATGGGGTTCAGCCTTGGGGAGACTCTCCGATTGACTTTGAGGGTCTGTCGACAGCTCCCTCCCCACGGGGACATGTCATTGCAGCACGTATCACCAGTGAAAACCCTGATGAG GGTTTCAAGCCAAGCTCCGGAACGGTGCAAGAGCTGAATTTCCGCAGCAATAAGAACGTGTGGGGCTACTTCAGTGTTGCAGCAGCTGGTGGACTGCACGAGTTTGCTGACTCCCAGTTTGGACATTGTTTCTCTTGGGGAGAAAATCGTGAAGAAGCCATCTC CAACATGGTGGTGGCTTTGAAGGAGTTGTCTATCAGAGGAGACTTCAGGACCACAGTGGAATACCTCATTAAGCTGCTGGAGACTGAAAGCTTTCAGCACAACAGCATCGACACAGGCTGGTTGGACAGGCTTATCTCAGAGAAGATGCAG GCTGAGCGTCCTGATACCATGCTGGGAATTGTGAGTGGGGCTCTTCATGTGGCAGATGTAAATCTAAGGAACAGTGTCTCCAACTTCCTACATTCTCTGGAAAG GGGCCAGGTACTGCCAGCACACACACTACTAAACACTGTGGATGTGGAGCTGATCTATGAAGGTACTAAGTACGTCCTGACGGTGACACGCCAGTCTCCTAACTCCTATGTGGTTATCATGAACAACTCCTCAGCTGAAGTGGACGTCCATCGGCTCAGTGATGGAGGTCTGTTGCTGTCCTATGATGGCAGCAGCTACACTACCTACATGAAGGAGGAAGTTGACAG gTATCGCATCACAATTGGAAACAAGACATGTGTTTTTGAAAAGGAGAACGATCCCTCGCTGCTGCGATCTCCTTCAGCGGGAAAAATCATCCAGTACACAGTGGAGGATGGTGGGCATGTGTTTTCTGGCCAATGCTATGCTGAGATAGAG GTGATGAAGATGGTAATGACCCTCACAGCAGCAGAGTCTGGTTGTATTCACTATGTGAAGAGGGCTGGAGCAGCACTGGAGCCTGGCTGTGTCATTGCCAAACTGCAACTGGATGACCCAAGCAGAGTGCAACAG GCAGAGCTGCACACAGGGGCCTTGCCTTCTATCCAGGCAGTAGCCCTGAGAGGGGAGAAGCTACACAGAGTCTTCCACAACACACTGGATCACCTTGTTCACATCATGAATGGCTACTGTCTTCCTGAGCCGTTCTTCAGCGCAAAG TTGAAAGAGTGGGTGGAAAGGCTGATGAAAACCATGCGTGATCCCTCTTTGCCACTGCTGGAGCTTCAAGACATCATGACTAGTGTGTCGGGTCGCATCCCCCCTGCTGTGGAGAAGGCCATTAAGAAGGAGATGGCTCAGTATGCCAGCAACATCACTTCTGTGCTCTGCCAGTTCCCAAGCCAGCAG ATTGCAAACATCCTGGACAGCCATGCTGCTACTCTTAACAAGAAGTCAGAGAGAGAAGTCTTCTTTATGAACACACAAAGCATTGTTCAGCTGGTGCAGAA GTATCGCAGTGGCATCCGAGGTCACATGAAGGCGGTGGTGATGGACTTGCTCAGGCAGTACCTGAAAGTAGAGATTCAGTTTCAGAATG GACACTAtgacaagtgtgtgtttgcactgcGTGAGGAAAACAAAGGCGACATGGCCAATGTGCTCAACTATATCTTCTCCCATGCCCAAGTCACCAAGAAGAACCTGCTGGTTACAATGCTGATT GACCAGTTGTGCGGCCGTGATCCCACACTGACAGATGAACTGATGGCCATCTTGACTGAACTCACCCAACTTAGCAAGACAACCAATGCCAAAGTGGCACTGCGTGCTCGGCAG GTATTGATAGCTTCCCACCTCCCCTCTTATGAGCTCCGACACAACCAGGTGGAGtccatcttcctctctgccaTTGATATGTATGGACACCAATTCTGCATCGAGAACCTCCAG aaactGATCCTTTCAGAAACATCCATCTTTGATGTTCTGCCCAACTTCTTCTACCACAGTAATCAGGTAGTACGGATGGCTGCCCTTGAG GTGTACGTTCGCAGAGCATACATTGCCTATGAACTCAACAGCGTTCAGCATCGGCAGCTGAGGGACAACACATGTATAGTAGAGTTCCAGTTCATGCTTCCCACCTCACACCCCAACAG AGGGAACATCCCCACTCTAAACAG GAAAATGTCTGCTCCAATCCCGGACATTGTAAAAGCCACGGACactaaattaaaggaaactaaACCCCAGGACCTTAAAGCACCAGATAGTAAATCAAAGGATGATAATGCTGAGAAGACAAATGCCTCAGATTTGGAATCTATCGACAG GATGTCATTCTCATCCAACCTAAACCACTATGGCATGGTGCACGTGGCCAGTGTGAGTGATGTTTTGCTTGACACATCTTTTACACCACCTTGTCAGCGCATGGGAGCCATGGTCGCTTTCCGCTCCTTCCAGGAGTTCACCAG GAACATAGCGGATGTGTTGAGCTGCTTCTCTGACTCTCCTCCCCCAAGTCCAACCTTCCCAGAGGGAGGTAATCCTGTCCTGTACGGTGAAGAGGACAACAAG AGTGTTCAGGAGGAACCCATCCATATCCTGAATGTGGCTATAAAGACTGACAGCGACATTGATGACGATGGCCTGGCAGCCATGTTCAGGGAGTTCACTCAGTCAAAG AAATCTCTGCTGTTTGAACATGGCATCCGTAGGCTGACTTTCCTTGTGGCTCAGAAG AGAGAATTTCCCAAATTTTTCACATTCCGTGCCAGAGACAAG TTCGAAGAGGACAGGATCTATCGTCACTTGGAGCCGGCACTAGCTTTCCAATTGGAGCTCAACCGCATGCGTAATTTCGCCCTGACTGCCATTCCATGTGCCAACCATAAGATGCACCTGTACCTGGGTGCAGCCCGTGTGGAGGTGGGGACAGAGGTTACAGACTACCGTTTCTTCGTGCGAGCCATTATCCGCCACTCTGATCTAGTCACAAAG GAGGCCTCTTTTGAGTACCTTCACAATGAAGCAGAGCGTCTGCTGCTGGAGGCCATGGATGAGCTGGAGGTGGCTTTCAACAACACAACTGTACGAACAGACTGTAACCATATCTTCCTCAATTTTGTCCCCACAGTCATCATGGACCCATCAAAG ATCGAGGAGTCTGTGCGCTCCATGGTGATGCGTTACGGTAGCCGCCTGTGGAAGCTGCGTGTCCTGCAGGCCGAACTGAAAATTAACATCCGCCTGACTCCAACAGGAAAGCAAATTCCCATCCGCCTCTTCCTCACCAACGAATCAGGCTACTACCTGGACATCAGCCTGTACAAGGAGGTCACTGATTCCCGAACGGGACAGGTGGGGCCCAAAGACCGACAG ATCATGTTCCAAGCATATGGAGACAAGCAGGGTCCTTTGCATGGCATGCTCATCAACACACCCTATGTCACCAAGGACCTGCTGCAGTCTAAGCGCTTCCAGGCGCAGTCTCTGGGCACCACCTATGTCTACGACTTTCCAGAAATGTTCAGACAG GCTCTGAAAAAGCTGTGGCACTCTAGCCAAGCCTATGCCAACTTGCCCAAATGCCCTCTTCCCTCTGAGCTGCTCACCTTCACAGAGCTGGTTCTGGACGCCCAGGGTCAGCTGGTGCAGATGAATCGACTGCCAGGAGGCAAcgag ATTGGTATGGTGGCATGGCGGATGACCCTGCGCACGCCAGAATATCCAGCTGGACGTGAGATCATCGTCATAAGTAATGACATCACACACAAGATAGGGTCATTTGGGCCCCAGGAGGACATGTTGTTCCTGCGAGCCTCAGAGATGGCACGAGAGAGCGGCATCCCTCGAATCTACATCGCAGCCAACAGCGGTGCCCGCATTGGCCTGGCAGAGGAGATCAGACACATGTTCCATGTGGCCTGGCAAGATCCAGTTGACCCCTATAAG GGTTTCAAGTATCTCTACCTTACACCTCAGGATTATAAGAAGGTTTCAGCCCTGAACTCCGTGCATTGCGAGCATGTGGAGGATGAGGGAGAATCCAG GTACAAGATCACTGACATCATAGGAAAGGATGAGGGGCTGGGTGTGGAGAATCTGAAAGGGTCTGGGATGATTGCTGGAGAATCCTCTCTGGCTTATGAGGAGATCATCACCATGAACCTG GTCACATGCCGAGCCATAGGGATCGGGGCCTATCTGGTGAGGCTTGGACAGCGAACCATTCAAGTGGACAACTCTCACATCATCCTCACTGGAGCTGGAGCACTCAACAAG GTGCTGGGCAGAGAAGTGTACACATCGAATAACCAGCTTGGTGGAATTCAAATCATGCACAACAATGGTGTGACCCACAGTACTGTTTGTGATGACTTTGAAGGAGTCTTCACTCTCCTGCAGTGGCTGTCCTACATGCCCAAG tGTAAATCTAGTCCGGTACCCATACTCAACTCCAAGGATCCCATCGATCGGCCAGTGGAGTTTGTCCCTACAAAGGCTCCCTATGACCCTCGCTGGATGTTAGCAGGACGTCCCAGCCAGA GTCCAAAGGGTTCCTGGCAGAGCGGTTTCTTTGACCATGGCTCCTTCATAGAGATGATGCAGCCATGGGCTCAGAGTGTGGTGGTAGGCAGAGCCAG ACTGGGTGGTATACCTACTGGAGTGGTTGCTGTTGAAACCAGGTCAGTGGAGCTGTCAATCCCAGCCGATCCAGCCAATTTGGACTCAGAGGCTAAG ATCATCCAGCAGGCAGGACAGGTGTGGTTCCCAGATTCTGCTTTCAAAACCGCTCAGGCCATTAAGGACCTGAACCGAGAGGGCCTTCCACTTATAGTGTTTGCCAACTGGAGGGGCTTTTCCGGAGGAATGAAAG ATATGTACGACCAGGTGTTGAAGTTTGGGGCCTACATTGTGGACGGGCTGAGAGAGTACAAGcagccagttctggtttatatTCCACCCCAGGCTGAGCTGAGGGGAGGCTCCTGGGTGGTTATAGATCCCACCATCAACCCTCGTCACATGGAGATGTACGCTGACAAGGACAGTCG AGGTGGAGTGTTGGAGCCTGAAGGAACAGTGGAGATCAAGTTTAGGAGAAAGGACCTGGTGAAGACCATGAGAAGAGTTGATCCAGTCTACACTGGCTTGGCTGAAAGACTGG GAACCCCAGAGCTGAGCCCTCCTGATCGTAAAGAGCTGGAGACCAAGCTGAAGGAGCGCGAAGAGTTTCTGCTGCCCATCTACCACCAGGTGGCTGTGCAGTTTGCAGACCTCCATGACACCCCGGGTCGTATGCAAGAGAAGGGCGTAATCACG GATATCCTGGAATGGCAAACCTGCCGTCAGTTCTTCTACTGGCGTCTGCGGCGTCTGCTCCTGGAGGACACAGTAAAGAGGAAGATCCAAGCTGCCAACAGCGAGCTGACAGACGGCCAGATCCAGGCAATGCTGCGCCGCTGGTTTGTGGAGGCCGAGGGGGCTGTCAAG